CCGTCCAACCGAACCGGACCGCGACGCCCGGCGGATTGCCGAAATCCACAACCAGTACGACCCGGAGCCGATCGTCGCCGAATCCTACGCGGACAAGATCAAATCAACCCCGCCCCAGTGGTCGGTTCTCCGGCTCACGGCCGAGGACGGCGGGGAGACCGTGGGTTTTGCCTATGCCCGCAACAACCCGAGCATGAAACCAGGGCTCCATTTGCTCACAATCGGCGTGGATGGCCGCCGGCAAGGCCAAGGGATCGGCACGCGGCTCCTTGCGGCGGTCAGGGCGGAACTTAGCCGTGTGGAGGGCGCGCGCCTTGTGGCCATGGCCAGGGAAGAACACCCGTTTGCCACGACATTTTTCGCTCAATCGGGTTTCAATCTGGCCATGACGCTGAGGGAAGGGATTTTGGACGTTTCCAGCGCTTTCTTGAAGTCCAGCCAACTCCCAGATGGCTTCCGGTTGGTTCGGTGGAGCGAAATCGACGACACCCCGGAAAACCGCAGCCGGTTCGTGACCATGTTGCAGACAATGGATAACGATGAGCCGGGAACCCAGTTCTTTGGCGGATTCGACGCGGCCACAATCGAACGCGACGCCTTTGACCCCGATCTCAGCGACGGCCAGTACTGCTACCTGGTCGAGCACCAGGGGCAGTGGGTGGCCCACCACCAGTTCAAAAGAGTTGAGCCTGACAATTGGAATGAGGCCGCAGTCACATTCACAGGGACTCTGCCAGAATTCCGGCGGCGGGGGCTGGCCACCGCCCTCAAAAACCTGGCGGTCAAAGAAATGAAGGAACTGGGAGTGCAAAAAGCGATCACCCACAACGATTCGACAAACACCCGCATGCTCTCGATCAACGCGGCCCAAGGATTTGTCGAAAAGCAAGGCTGGGCCATGATGGAGGGCACCGTTTGAACCTTTTTTACCAACCCGAAGGTCGGTTGAGGATGACCACCGAAGACCGGAGTTACCTTGAAGTCAAGCTCGCCTGGGCTTCTCCGCTCAGCTATCCAAACCGCTACCTAGCCTTTTTGGATGGCCGCGGCCACGAGATCTTCATGGTCACCGAGCCGGCACAAGAACTCCCCCCCGATGTGTGGGAATTAGCCCAAACTGAACTCCGGCGGCGCTACCTGAACGGGGTCATCCAAAAAATCGTCTCCCTCAAGACCGAATTCGGCTCCACCTATTGGCGCGTGCTCACCGACCGTGGCGAAAAGGAGTTCTTGACCCAAAGCCTGCAAGAAAACGCCCAGTGGCTGACGCCGACCTACCTAATGCTCGTTGATGTGGACGGCAACCGGTATGAAATCACCGACACCAATGCGCTGGATCAACGGAGCCAAGACCTGCTTTCGGTGACGGTATGAGCGGCGTTGCCACCGGTCTCGACCTCTGCATCTACGATGGGTTTTCCCGGTTCCACGGCAAATCCATCGGCGTCGTGTGCCACCAGGCCAGCATCGCCGGCGACCTGCGCCACCTCCTCGACCATTTGGTTCCGCAACACCAAGCGGGCAAGCTCAAAATCGCCGCCTGTTTTGGCCCCCAACACGGCATTTGGGGACACACCCAAGACAACATGGTCGAATGGGAGGGGTACACCGACCCGAGGACAGGTTTGCCTTTCTTTTCGCTTTATGGCGAACACCGCAAGCCGACCGCCGCGATGCTGGAAGGGGTGGAAGAATTGGTCTTCGACGTCCAAGATGTCGGTTCGCGGTACTACACGTTCATTTGGACATTGGCCCATTGCATGGAAGCGTGTGCCGCACTCGGAATCCCGGTCACTGTGCTCGACCGGCCCAATCCGATTGGTGGAACCCTCCGCGAAGGCCCGGGGTTTGACCCCGAATACAAAAGTTTCGTCGGGCTCTATCCGTTGCCCGTCCGGCACGGCATGACGGTCGGCGAAGTCGCCCTCTCCCTCCGCGACCGGTTCATCCCGGATTGCCAAATCTCGGTGGTGGCAATGCAAGGGTGGGAGCGGGAGATGGCCTTTGGCGATACCGGCTTAGCTTGGGGGATGCCCAGCCCCAACATGCCGAGCCAAGAAACCGCCCTCGTCTATCCCGGGCAATGCCTGGTGGAGGGGACCAAACTCAGCGAGGGGCGGGGGACGACCCGTCCGTTTGAGTACTTTGGCGCGCCATTCATCGATGCGTGGGAGTATTGCGAAGCTGTGAACCGGCTAGGTTTGCCCGGCGTTGTGTTCCGGCCCGTCCACTTTCAGCCGACCTTCCAAAAATTCCAGGGGCAGATTTGCGGCGGCGCGTTCATCCACGTGACGGAAAAGGGGTCGTTCCGGCCCGTCCTCACCACCATGGCGGCACTCGGCGAGATCCGGAGATTGTATGGTGACCAGTTCGAATGGCTCGAACCGCCATATGAATATGAGCCGGTTAAGTTGCCAATCGACATTTTGGCAGGCGGGCCAGATTTCCGCGAAATGGTCGACCGGGGCGAGCCGGTTCCTGCCATGCGGGAATGGATCGACAGCTCCAGCAGGGATCTTTGCGCCAAAACGGCATCCCCCCGGCTTTACTGACGGGGTTTCTTGGGTGGATGGGTGAACCGCACTATACTGAGGCGATGAAACTGGTGGTTTGCGTCGTGCACAACCGGGATCGCAACCGGGTCACCGACGAGATGGTCAAACTTGGATTCAAGTTCACGGTCATCGGGTCGAGCGGGGGGTTCTTGCGCGAGGGGAACACGACCATGCTGATCGGGGTCGAACCGGATCGCCTGCCAGAGCTGATGCGCGTCGTCCAAGACAACTGCGAGCAGCGGGAGCAGATGGTCAATGTCGCGCCGTTCGATTCTGGTGCCCCGGGCGGATTTTTGCCCACACCCGTAAAGGTGCCGGTTGGCGGGGCGGTGATGTTCGTTTTGGATGTGGAGCAATTCCAACGGTTTTGATGGGCACGTTGATCGACCGAATTGTGGGTGGGGGATGCGACCCCCAGGCCGTCCTGCTTTATGGCCCCGACCGCCAAGGGTTGGAATCCTCGGCTTACCGCCTTGCCACCCATTGGTCGGGGATATCGGCCGACCGCATTGGCCGATGTGTCGATTTTCAAAGGATCTCCCCGGATGGCAAGGGGATGCAGATCCGGCTGCGGGCCATTGAGGAAACTAAGCGCACCGAACCGGATAAGGAACCTCCGAAGTGGATCCCCGCCAAAGTGTTCTTCCGCACCAGCCCTTTGACAGCAAAGTGCAAAGTCATCTGGTTTGAGCAGGCAGACCGGCTGAATGGCGATGCGGCCAACGCCTTCCTCAAAACTTTGGAAGAGCTCCCCAACCATGCGCGGGTTGTGCTCACGACTACCGAAATCTCGAAGATCATCCCGACCGTCCGGTCGCGGTGCCTGTGCGTGCCTTGCGGTGCAGACAGCTGGCCAGACGGGCCGCCGGAGGGCGCCATGGAATCCGCTTGGGCCCGGAATGCCGGGGAGTTGGCCGCCATCCGCGAAACCGCCGAACTCCACACCCGCTACTGGGAAAACTTGACTCTGCTGCCTACGGCGCCAGTCGGGGCGGCGATCTGGTTCAGCGAACAAGCGCAGGCCATCGCCGCCGAACATGCGGCCACCACAGGTGGCGGGTTGCGGGAATCCCAAGTCCACTTTTTGGATCTTGCCGCCCGTTGGTGGCTATCGCACTATCCCGAAAGGCCCGAAATCCCCATCCGGTGCGCCGCCGTTGCAAGGGAGATTTTGGGCTACGCCAGCGGTCAGATCGGATACGATACACTTTTTGCGGCGATGTTGATTCAACTAAGGGAACCGGAACAAGGATTGCGGAAGTAGGCCATGGGTAAAGGAGTTGTTGGAGTGATCGTGTCGTGGGCCAAATCCACTGGGAAAGGTGCAGAAGAGCGCCGGCCCCTCTTTGAAAAGCTGATGGCGAACAGTTACCACCAGGCATTCCAGATGGCGTACCGGTTCACGTCGAACCGGTCCGAAGCCGAAGACCTTTTGCAGGAATCGTACATTCGGGCTTACAGGTATTTTTACCGGTATGACGAATCCATGCCCTTCACAGCATGGCTCTACCGGATCATGACCAACCTCCACATCGACACTGTAAGGCGACAGAGCCGGTTGAAAACCGTCAGCATCGACCAACCGGCGAATGAAGGTGGCGGTACTTGGGATCTCCTCGATTCTGAAGCGGCCCGCGGGGACGCAAAGGTTGATGAAACCCTCGGGGAATCGCTGCAGCGCGCCCTGCAAGCCATGACACCAGAATTCAGGACTGCCGTCGTCCTTGCCGATATCGAAGGCATGAGTTACGAAGAAATAGCAGAAGTCATGGAGACTTCGGTTGGAACCGTCCGCTCGCGCATCCATCGCGGAAGGAAACAAATTAAGGAACACCTGCAGCATTTGGCGGCTCAGGGGTTCCGGGAGGCACAGCTTTGAACAGTTGCTACCGTTGCAAATCGCTGCTTTCGGCCTATTTGGACCGGGAGCTGGGCGGGGAAGAAATGATCGCCCTGCGGGATCATATGGCCCAGTGCCCCGAGTGCGCCCTTGAGTTCGAAGAACTTCGGGCCGTCAAGGCGGCGCTCATCCGTGTGCCCCAGGTGGAACCCTCGGAGGACCTGCTTTCCCGCATCCAATCTGAAGTCTTTACCGATTCGGCACCGGTTCCCGTTTCAAAAACCCGCGTCGCCGCCGGGCTGGGAATGGCGGCCGCCATCGCCTTTCTGATGTTCGCGGTCTTGGGTTGGGTCGAAGCCCAGCGGCAGTCCCAAGCCATCCAACAGGGCCAAATCCCCGTTGCCGGCGCCAGCCCAGTTGTTGCCGGCGTCGATCAAGGAGAAGGGCCGGCGATCCGCCCGGCAATCTTGGTCAACGCCTCCGAATAACGCACCGTGAACCCAATTTTCCTTTTCACTTGGTTGGGGCTGGCCGTTGCTCCGGCCCAGCCTCGGGCCGAACCCGCCTCCGACCCGCTCCGGTTGTTGCTCCCGGTCGTGCATGACGATTTTCTGTTCAACGGCGAAATCACGATGCGCATGGACAGTTGGTCCGACGAGCCGGCGACCGTGCAAATCGAGACGGTGAAAGGGAAGGGGGCCAAAGTCACCTGGATCCACCCCAGCACCATGCAAGGGGTGGCCTACTTTGATGATGGCAGGCAGATCCGTCAATACTTTCCCGACAAAAACCTGCTGAGGCTGCGAAAATCCTTCCAGAGTTTTTGGCCAGATGCCGAATCGCTCCTCAAGTTGACCGCCAAAAACTACAGCGTTAAGGATGCGGGCCGCACCACGAGGATTGGACGCGAGGCGAACATCGTCGTCGCGACGGCCAAACACCAAGAATTGGGAATCCGCCGGTTCCTCATCGATAGCCGGCTCCCTGTCGTCTTAGAAGACAGGCACACGGCCGGGGGCGACACGATTTTCCGGTTGCAGGCAATCCAATTGCGTGAGATGCCGGCCGGAGACGTCGACCTCTCCTTGGGTGCGCCAGCCAATGCCGCCATTGCCGAAGGATGGGGGCCAAAGGACATCACGGACATGAAGTTTGCGGCCGGGGTTCTGAAATTCACCCCCCGTATCCCCGAGAAAATCCCGTTTGGCTTCGCGGTGTTTGCCAAGCAATTGGTGGGACGCGAAGAGCAGCCGTTCCTTGTCGTTCGCATCACCGATGGGCTCGCCACGGCCCACATCTATGAATGGCGCTATGGCTATGGGGCCAACAAGAGCATGGCGGAAATCCCCGCGACCCTGGTGGATTCCCGGTCCGATATCGCTTATTCGATCGTTGGCGACCTACCGCCCAAAGCCTCGGAAATTGTATTGCAGTCCTTTGTTTCAGCCTTGGATTAGGCCCTTGGAACGCCAATTGCCTAGACAAGGTTAGAAACGGTTACGCGATTCCAAGCATTCCAGAGAAAGACCCATGACAAAACAACCGTTCCTCGTCATCGCCCTCGCAGCCCTGGTGGCCGCCGGTGCCCTCGTCTTTGGCATTGCCCAATCCCCGGCCAACTCGGCAAAGGCCCCGTGGTCGATCTTGGGCGGCAAGGTCAAGTTTTCAACCCCGGTCAGCAACGGGGCCCAGCCAACCGGAGTGACCAAGAACGGCATGGCCCTGCTCGCCGAACTTGATGACACCCTCGCGGGCATTTCGGAAGAAGCGGCCCGTAGTGTGGTCAGCATTTCCAACGGGCAAGGCTCGGGATCGGGGTTCATCTACCGGTCTGATGGTTGGATCGTCACCAACGACCATGTCGTGGGCAATGCCGACGAAGTCCAAGTCTTGCTGCCCGACGGCCGGACCATGAAAGGCAAGGTCACCCACAGCAACGACGCCCAACTCGACCTGGCTGTCGTCAAAATTCCAGCCACCGACCTGGTGGCCCTGCCGATGGCGGATAGCGATACTGTGCGCGTCGGCGAATTCTCCATTGCCGTCGGCTCGCCGTTCGGCCTCGACGACACTGTCACCATTGGCCATGTCAGCGCATTGGGACGGGGGAGCATGGTCAACGACCCCAATGCCCAAGTGTCGCGCGGTTATTCCGGCCTCATCCAAACCGATGCCTCCATCAACCCAGGCAACAGCGGCGGCCCGCTCCTCAACATCCACGGCGAAGTCATCGGCGTGAACAGCACGATTGTCTCGACCACCATGGCCAGCGCGGGCATCGGCTTCTCCATTCCCAGCAACGTCGTCCGGGCCGTTGCCGACGAACTGATTACCAACGGGAAATTCGACCGCGGCGTCCTCGGAGCCTTCATCCGCGATCTCAAACCATTTGAAAAGAAAGACCTCAAACTAGGTGGCGGTGCCATGATCGATGATGTCGTCGGGACTTCGGCCGCCGGAAAAGCCGGGATCAAGAAGGGTGATGTGGTGGTGGCATTCAACGGCACCGAAATCCGGAGCGAACTGGGATTGCGGATCGACCTATACAAAGCCGCACCGGGCGACACGGTCACGGTGGCCTACATCCGGGATGGCTCCCGCCGCGAAACCCAACTCAAACTCGATGAGCCGGAAAAGCAGACGGTTGCCCAAAACTTCCCGCAGGGTGCGAACCCGTTCCCCTTTGGCAATGGCGGCGGAGAGAACAACGGAGATGGCTTTGCCACCCCGCAACTCCCCCAAGGCCCCGTCAGGCTGGGTATCGGCATCCGGGAGCTTGACGAGACGTCGAGAAGCCAATTCAGCCTTCCCAAAGATGCCACGGGGCTCGTCATCACCAGCGTGGATCCCGGTGGGTTCGCCGATGGGATTGGGGCCAAACCGGGTGACCTGTTGATTGAACTGAACGGAGAACCCATCTCCAAACTGTCCGACGTCCGGTCGGTGTTGGATCAAGTGACCTGGGGCGACAGGGTCACCATCGTCCTAAACCGCTACGAAAACGGCGTGATGACCCGCATCATGCAAACCCGGCGGATCCGCTGACGAGTCAAGGGGCTTGGGCGAGTGCTCAAGCCCCTTGGCATTTGCCGCAAACGCCGCCGACTTCGACCCGGATCTTTTTCGGCCTAAATCCCTGCGAATCGGCCTGTTGCCGCAAATCTTTGGTGGCACACTCGGGGATCGGGAGTTCCGAAACGTCGCCGCATTGCTCGCAAACCAAGTGTTCCGTCTGGAGGTCGTCTTTGCAGTCGGAGGTGCAGACCAAGTACCCCTGCTGGCTGGGAATGTAATGGATGATCCCGAGCTCTTGGAAGGCAGAAAGGGTTCGGTAAATGCTGACGATGTTGACTTTTTGGCCAGCCGCCGTCATTTCGGCATGCAGGTCATAGGCGCCGACTGGCCGCCCCATCGCGGTCAAAGCATCCAGGATCCGGAGCCGGGGCTGGGTCAGTCGCAGGCCGGAATCTTGGATCCGGCGGCGGAATTCGGCAACATCGATAGATTCCATGGGGTTATTCAGCATCATTTTGTCCCTTTTTCGTGCTTTCTACGCGTTCTAACCAGAAAATTCGGCTTGGGGCTTGCACGTTGGGTTCAGTCTAGTTCAAACTACCCTCACTTCAGGTTGAGGTTGGGGTGAATCGAACGAAAGTCCGATACCGTCCAGAGGGAGGCAACCCAATTTCGATTTGGTTGGAAGGCAGACATGCAATTCTACGATCTGAAAACCCGTTCCCACGTTGACGTTCCGGAAGGCGACATCCGCAAGACTAAGATGATCCGCAAGACGAAGAACGGTGAGCAAGTGCGCTACGCGCTCAAAGCGACTTACAATGGCAACACGCTGTTCAAATTCGTCAATGAAGCCACGTTCAATTCAATGAGCGTGCCTGAAGTCTAAGGGCAAAGACTCATCGGGAAAGTTACCGGCCACCCTGTCAGGGTGGCCGGTTTTCGTCTTGGTTCATTGAACCTCTCCTCGAGTTAGGCGTCCTGCCAGGCATGGCAATCACAGGCGACAAGGAAAGGACCGCCCACCTGCTCCGCCGGTTCGGGTTGGGGGCAAGCGAGGCCGAAACCGATTTTTACAGTCAGGGGGGCTGGCGCAAAGCGGTCGACCGGTTGCTGGATTACCCTTCCATCCCAGAACCGATCGAATTCGGCGATGAGTTCCTGAAGGATCAGGATGGACGGATGATCCCCAACCCGCGCCTGGCCCAAACCTCCTGCTACGCCTGGCTGCTCACCACCACCCGGCCCCTCCAAGCCAAAATGACCCTTTTTTGGCACGACCATTTCGCAACGAGCTCCGAAAAGGTCTCCAATGGGCCAGCCATGTACCGCTACTGGCAAACATTGCAACAGGGCGCAACCGGCAAGTTCGGCGACCTGTTGGAAAACGTCAGCAAGTCGCCGGCCATGCTCTATTGGCTCGACAACATCGAAAACATCAAAGGCAAACCCAACGAAAACTTTGCCCGCGAAGTGATGGAGCTGTTCACCCTCGGAGTGGACAACTACTCTGAAAAGGACATCCAAGAAGCCGCCAGGGCCTTCACCGGCTGGAGTTATGGGGTGAGCGTGAACGGCATCACTCGGCCCAACCGCAAAGAAGTCCCCAACCAACTCAGCCAGTACTACCTGGATTTCACCAACCACGACAACGGCACCAAGTCGGTCTTCGGAAAATCTGGGGTTTGGAATGGAGACGACGTAATCGGCATCCTCAGCCAACTCCCCCGGACTTCCACATATATTGCGGAAAAGATTTGGAGTTGGTTCGTCTACCCGAACCCAGACAAGGCGGTGGTGGCCAAACATGCCTCGGCATTCTTGGCCAGCGGGATGGACATCAAATCGCTGCTCCGCTCCATCATGCTGGACGAGGAGACTTTCAGCGACCGGGCCGAACGCAAAATCATCAAGAACCCGATCGACTTCTGCATCCCCACGATGCGCCAGCTCGGACTTGGCGCCCAAATGGCTAATCAGGTGAAAGGCGTGGATACCGCCGACTTCCAGCGCACCCGGTTTGCGCTCCAGATTGCCCGGATCCCGGCGACTTCCACGGCCGCGATGGGGATGGAGATCCTCACCCCACCCGATGTCAGCGGGTGGCCGAGTGGCACCCAATGGATCAGCACAAGCACGATGGTGGAACGCATGAAGTGGAGCGACGCCCTGTTCGCCAGTAACAGGAACGTGACCCAGGCGACAGTTGCGGCCGTCGCCCCGAACGGCGCTACCGCCACCCAGGTCGTAGACAACCTGCTCAGTGTTTTCGATGCTAGTCTCCCGGCGGCAAAGAGAGAGGAGATGGTTCAGGCGGCAAAGCTGGCTTTGGGGGGAGGCGTGGCCAATTTTGCCACCGGGGCCCAGGCGGCGGCCAAAGCGTCGCGTCTGCTTTTCAGCACACCAGAGTTTCAATTCATGTAAACCCAGGGCTGAATTCGGCGTCATTCCGCTATGGCGGGGTGGATCGTCCGCCTAGAACCACGGAGCCGGAGCACCATGCAGTCACCACAAGAAATTGATAAAGTTAAACACCTGCTGAGGAGATTTGGACTCGGGGCCAGTGAAGCGGAAGTGGATTTCTACGGCAGTGGCGGATATGAAGCTGCCGTGGATCGGCTCCTGGAATCAATCAACCACCAAGAATCGGTCGAACTGGGAGTTGAGTATCTGCAAAACAAGGATGGCCAAGTGGTGGCCAACCCCCGCCAGGCCCAAGCGGTGTGGTATGCCGAGCAACTGGTCACCAACCGGCCGCTAAATTACAAAATGGCCCTGTTCTGGCACGACCATTTTGCGACGAGTGCGCAAAAGGTCAGCAACGGCCCAACCATGCTCAACCAGATGCACCTATTCCGGGACAAGGGGCTCGGCTATTTCCGTGATCTCTTGATCGAGGTCAGCCAAGACCCGGCGATGCTCTACTGGCTGGACAACCAAAACAACGTCGTCGGCAAACCCAACGAGAATTTCGCCCGGGAGGTAATGGAGCTCTTCACGTTAGGCGAAGGGAACTACACGGAAAAGGACATCCAAGAAGCCGCCCGGGCGTTCACCGGCATGACCTATGGGTTTCAACGGGGTCAACGCGTCGTTTTGAACCGGAATCAGGTCCCTCCACCGCAAAGCATTTACATCCTGGATCAAAAAAGTCACGACACCGGGTTCAAAACTGTGCTCGGCAACAAAGGGGAATGGAATGGCGACGACGTCGTCGGCATATTGGCTGCCGCCCCCCGCACGGCCGCGTACCTTACAGAAAAACTGTGGAAATGGTTTGTTTCTCCGACTCCCGAAAAATCAACGGTTGACAAGTTCGCCGCAACGTTCCGCAAGGCGAACCTGCACATCCCGACCCTCCTCAAAGCCATCATGCTCTCCGACGAATTCCTTGCGGAGGGTGCCCGGCGCAGCATCATCAAAAATCCGTTCGACTTCTGCATTCCCATGGCCCGGCAGTTGGGCATCGGCGCCGGAATCGCCAACGCCGTCAAATCTGCCGGCGACGACGAGGTCAAACGCCGGGCCGTCCTGGGGGTACCCGTCCTCATCAAACAATCGACATCGGTGATGGGAATGGAACTCATGTATCCGCCAGATGTCAGCGGTTGGCCCTCGGGCACCGATTGGATATCCACTTCGACGATGGTCGAACGGATCAGCTGGGGACAGGAACTGTTCATCCGCAACAGCCGGGCCACCCAGCTCCGCGCTGACCAGATTTTTGGCACCGGCGACCCATCCGCCGTGACTGATCGCGTTTTGAGCGTGTTCGATTGCCGGTTGCCGACCGACAAAAAGGCAGGACTGGTTGCCGCCGCCCGCAAAGAATCTGGGGGAACCGTCACCGCCCGGAACGCGAACCTGGTCTGTGGGGCCATCGCAAAACTCATGTGCTCCACGCCCGAATTCCAGTTCATGTGAGCCCGGCCCAGGTTCAAGCCCGGCGGTAAAATCGACCCCGGCATGACCATCGACGGGCAGATTGAACTCCTACGCCGGGGGACTACCGAAATTATCGGCGAGGAAGACCTGCGGCGGAAGCTCGCCAGCGGGAAGCCCCTCCGGGTCAAGTTAGGAGTGGATCCCACGGCCGCCCACGTCACGTTGGGTTGGGCCGTCGTCTTGCGGAAGCTCCGCGACTTTCAAAAGTTGGGCCACACGGCCTGTCTCATCATCGGCGATTTCACCGCCCTCATCGGAGACCCCAGCGGAAAGAGCAAAACCCGGAAGCAACTCACGCGCGACGAAGTGCAAGCCAACGTGGAAGCGGTCTCCAGCCAAATCTACAAAATTCTGGATCCCGAAAAAACGGTGATCTATTACAACAAAGATTGGCTCGGCAAGATGGGGTTCGAAGATGTCATCCGGCTGTGTTCACGCTACACCGTCGCGAGGATCATGGAGAGGGACGATTTCACCAAAAGGTGGGAAAATCACCAGCCGATTGCCATGCACGAGATTTTGTACCCGCTGTGCCAGGGCATGGACTCGGTCGAAATCGAATCGGATGTCGAGCTGGGGGGCAACGACCAGAAATTCAACAATCTGGTTGGGAGAACGCTGATGGAACAATATGGGCAAGAACCCCAAGCCGTCATCCTTTGCCCACTGCTCGTCGGCACAGATGGCAAAGAAAAAATGTCGCAAAGCTTGGGCAATTACGTCAGCGTCATCGATACGCCCAACGACATGTTCGGCAAAACCATGTCGATCCCCGACAACCTCATCGAAAATTGGTTTGAACTCTGCACCGATGTCCCCATGGATGAAGTCCGGGCGATGCTTGAACCGGGGAAGAACCCGCGAGACGCGAAAATCAGGCTCGGCAAAGAGATCGTGGCTCTCTACCATTCGGTGGAAGATGCAGAGTCGGCAGAGCGGTTCTTCGTCGAAACCTTCAGCCAGAAGAAGCAGGTGACCGATGCCCCCGATTTGGCGGTCTCCGGCGAAATTATGGCTGTGGAGCTCGTCATGCTGGCTGGCGGGGCAGATTCGCGAGGGGCGGCCAAGAAATTGATCCAGGCGGGGGCCGTCTCACTGGACGGAGACAAGATTGCTGACCTGGGTGCCGCCTGGCCGGCAAGCGATTTAGACGGCCGAATCCTCCGGGTCGGCAAAAAGCTCTTCTTCAAGCTATCGGCCCAGTGATCCGCCGTGGGGTCCCATTGCCTTTCAACCCCAAAGCAGCGAATGGCGTCTAACAAGCAATGGCCCATACCCCTGCACCGGTGAAGAGCCCTATCCCTTGGATGGCGATCGTCAATGTCCTGGTCGCAATCCTTTACGGCGCCTCGCCCATCGACTTGATCCCTGATGTCATCCCCGTCTTAGGATGGTTGGATGATGCCATAGCAATCCCCATCTTTCTGGTGATGGCCGTGGTGGCATTCGTCAAGTTCCGCAAACGATTCCGCCAGCCCGGCCCGGGCGTTCAGTCGGCCATCGTGGAAACCAACGCCCGGGAACCGCAAATCCCGCAATCCTTTTCATAAGGTCCACTTAGGTTCAAACTAGGGCTAAAGACTCCCCCCCCAAGTGCTGCAAAAGAGGGGGGGGAGGGGCCTTGTGAAGGCAAGATCATTGTTACAATGACTTTGTGAAGCCGATATTCATTTACAGCTCAGGCTTGTTGCTATCTTTGGGTTCAATCGGCCTCGCGCTCTTGCGGGTGCATGAAGACTCTTTGCCATGATCCTCGTTTCTTGTTGGCGCACGATTGTCAGATAAGACTCAGGCTCTCTTAAATCGAAAGGGAATTGAGTCTTCCAGTGAGTTGAACATTGTTTTCCCGCCCAGTTGCCAGTCGTGTTCCTATGCTCGCTTCCCCAAGGCACGCAAGCTTGATGGAAAATTCTTAGTTGTAAATCCTGAAAATGGCCTTGAAAGTAACTGGTGCAAACTCAATGCCTGTCTTTCATATTCCGATTTTCACCTCGAGCCGAATCTGCCCGTTAACGGCTCAACGATTCTTGGGATCCGGGATCAGAAAGTGACTCAAGTTTTTGAGGATTCAGAAGAAATCAACGGAGTCCTGAAATGATGATTCACGGTCGAAACCGCGGAGTGACACTCGTCGAAATCCTTGTTGTGATCGGCGTCATCCTGATTCTCATGGCAATCACCGTGCCGATCATGTCTTCCGCCAAGCGCACGGCCAAAGTGACGGCAACCATGGTGCGGCTTCGCAACCAGTGGGTTGCCCTCAGCCTCTACCGGTCAGATTATGAAGGCGACGGACGGTATGGGACTTCTCCCGAAATGGGTCTACCAGAGTTTCAAACCCGCTCAATGGCCGTGATCGATCAGACTTGGCCACCCCCATGCGGTGTGCACCCGGATTTGTGGGTCAGTTTCTGGGTGAGGTGTTTCTGCGGCCAAGACGGGATGAGCGAAGAGGAACTGAAGGCGGTTTTGCCAAAGTGCCGTGAAAGGATTGCCGAGGAATCGAATATCTATCGCGAAAATTGGATACTGCTCATCGAAGACA
Above is a genomic segment from Armatimonadota bacterium containing:
- a CDS encoding GNAT family N-acetyltransferase — encoded protein: MVAIRPTEPDRDARRIAEIHNQYDPEPIVAESYADKIKSTPPQWSVLRLTAEDGGETVGFAYARNNPSMKPGLHLLTIGVDGRRQGQGIGTRLLAAVRAELSRVEGARLVAMAREEHPFATTFFAQSGFNLAMTLREGILDVSSAFLKSSQLPDGFRLVRWSEIDDTPENRSRFVTMLQTMDNDEPGTQFFGGFDAATIERDAFDPDLSDGQYCYLVEHQGQWVAHHQFKRVEPDNWNEAAVTFTGTLPEFRRRGLATALKNLAVKEMKELGVQKAITHNDSTNTRMLSINAAQGFVEKQGWAMMEGTV
- a CDS encoding trypsin-like peptidase domain-containing protein; amino-acid sequence: MTKQPFLVIALAALVAAGALVFGIAQSPANSAKAPWSILGGKVKFSTPVSNGAQPTGVTKNGMALLAELDDTLAGISEEAARSVVSISNGQGSGSGFIYRSDGWIVTNDHVVGNADEVQVLLPDGRTMKGKVTHSNDAQLDLAVVKIPATDLVALPMADSDTVRVGEFSIAVGSPFGLDDTVTIGHVSALGRGSMVNDPNAQVSRGYSGLIQTDASINPGNSGGPLLNIHGEVIGVNSTIVSTTMASAGIGFSIPSNVVRAVADELITNGKFDRGVLGAFIRDLKPFEKKDLKLGGGAMIDDVVGTSAAGKAGIKKGDVVVAFNGTEIRSELGLRIDLYKAAPGDTVTVAYIRDGSRRETQLKLDEPEKQTVAQNFPQGANPFPFGNGGGENNGDGFATPQLPQGPVRLGIGIRELDETSRSQFSLPKDATGLVITSVDPGGFADGIGAKPGDLLIELNGEPISKLSDVRSVLDQVTWGDRVTIVLNRYENGVMTRIMQTRRIR
- a CDS encoding zf-HC2 domain-containing protein; this encodes MNSCYRCKSLLSAYLDRELGGEEMIALRDHMAQCPECALEFEELRAVKAALIRVPQVEPSEDLLSRIQSEVFTDSAPVPVSKTRVAAGLGMAAAIAFLMFAVLGWVEAQRQSQAIQQGQIPVAGASPVVAGVDQGEGPAIRPAILVNASE
- a CDS encoding cyclic-di-AMP receptor, producing MKLVVCVVHNRDRNRVTDEMVKLGFKFTVIGSSGGFLREGNTTMLIGVEPDRLPELMRVVQDNCEQREQMVNVAPFDSGAPGGFLPTPVKVPVGGAVMFVLDVEQFQRF
- a CDS encoding DUF1343 domain-containing protein; the protein is MSGVATGLDLCIYDGFSRFHGKSIGVVCHQASIAGDLRHLLDHLVPQHQAGKLKIAACFGPQHGIWGHTQDNMVEWEGYTDPRTGLPFFSLYGEHRKPTAAMLEGVEELVFDVQDVGSRYYTFIWTLAHCMEACAALGIPVTVLDRPNPIGGTLREGPGFDPEYKSFVGLYPLPVRHGMTVGEVALSLRDRFIPDCQISVVAMQGWEREMAFGDTGLAWGMPSPNMPSQETALVYPGQCLVEGTKLSEGRGTTRPFEYFGAPFIDAWEYCEAVNRLGLPGVVFRPVHFQPTFQKFQGQICGGAFIHVTEKGSFRPVLTTMAALGEIRRLYGDQFEWLEPPYEYEPVKLPIDILAGGPDFREMVDRGEPVPAMREWIDSSSRDLCAKTASPRLY
- a CDS encoding DUF1854 domain-containing protein produces the protein MTTEDRSYLEVKLAWASPLSYPNRYLAFLDGRGHEIFMVTEPAQELPPDVWELAQTELRRRYLNGVIQKIVSLKTEFGSTYWRVLTDRGEKEFLTQSLQENAQWLTPTYLMLVDVDGNRYEITDTNALDQRSQDLLSVTV
- a CDS encoding sigma-70 family RNA polymerase sigma factor; its protein translation is MIVSWAKSTGKGAEERRPLFEKLMANSYHQAFQMAYRFTSNRSEAEDLLQESYIRAYRYFYRYDESMPFTAWLYRIMTNLHIDTVRRQSRLKTVSIDQPANEGGGTWDLLDSEAARGDAKVDETLGESLQRALQAMTPEFRTAVVLADIEGMSYEEIAEVMETSVGTVRSRIHRGRKQIKEHLQHLAAQGFREAQL